In Borrelia hispanica CRI, the genomic window CTAAAACCGGAGAAACAGAGCAAAAATCAATAGGTAAGTTGCTTGGCACTAATGCTGCTGATGGAACAGAAACGCAAGCAGCAGCAGCGAGTGCAACAATAGGAGCAGTAAGTGGGGCTGATATATTAAGAGCAATTGCTAGTTCTTCTGAGGTTGTTAACAATGAGGTTCAGATTGATCAAGCAAATAATGCTGCTGAGATTGCTGCAGCTAAAAAAGAGGCTAAGGAGTTTAAAGGAGGCCATAAAGATACAGTTATTGCAGCAGGAATAGCATTGAGAGGGATGGCAAAGGATGGTAAATTTGTTGCTAAGACAGGTGAAGATAAATCGGCTTTTGCTATTAATGGAGCAGTGGCTAGTGCAGTAAATAAGGTATTAAGTACGTTGACAATAGCAATCAGGAATAGAGTGGATGAAGGATTGAAAGAGATAAATAAGGTGTTAGGAGAGATTAAACAAGGAGAAGGGTCTGTTGCCAAAATTAATGAATAAAAGAATAAGATAATTAGTACAATTTAGAATATAATTAAATTTTTTAATAAAAACTTAGTTAATGAGAGCAAAAGAGCTCTCTTTTTTTATTTGCAGTATTGTACTATGATTTTATGAATTGTGTTTCATATAAAGTCATATTTTTTTGCTTCTGTTATTTAAAGGAGAGCTAAGAAAAAGCTATAAATAAAGGAAAAAACAAGGAGGCGAAGGAAAGGAATGAAAGAGAAGAAAGGAATAGGAAATATAGAAGAGTGTATAAGCGAGTATAGAGAGAAGGGAAGAGAGAAGGGAAGTAAAAGAGGATTAAAGGGAATAAGAATAAGAGAAGTAATGATGATGCTGGTGATGGTGGTGATGATGGGATGTAATAGTGGGGGAGTAGAAGCAGAACAAGGAAAGAATAAATTTTTGCAGTCATTAGTTAATGTAAGTAATGAATTTTTGAATGTTTTTACATCATTTGGGGAAATGGTAGGGAGTGTATTGGGGTTGAATGTTAATTCAAAGAAATCGGATGTAGGGAAATATTTTAAGGCTATTCAGAGTACAGTAGAAGGAATTAAGAGTGGGCTTAATAAAATTGTTGCTGAAATGAAGGAAGAAAAGAATCCTAATTTAGAGGCCACTGAAAGTGCAGTAAAGAAATTGGTTAGTGAGACACTTGATAAGATAATTACTGGGGCTAAGACTGTGAGTGAGGCTATTGGTAATGTTAGTGATCTAGTTGGTGATGTTGCTCCTGATGCAGGGGTTGCTGCAGGGGCTGAAGTTAATAAACTTATAGAGGGTATTAAAGGTATAGTAGAAGTGGTACTTAAAGAAGGAGATGCTGATGCTGGTACCGATAAAAAAGCCGAGGATGGTTCTACTTCAAGGACTAATAATACTGGTGCAGCAAAACTCTTTGCTTCTGATAATGCTGGTGATGCTGCCAATGCAAAGAAGGCAGCCACCGATGCAGCAAAAGCAGTTGGTGCAGTAAGTGGTGCTGACATATTGCAAGCTATGATTAAAGATAATAAAATTGTTCAATTAGCTACTAATGCGGCTAATAATGCTGATGCTGCTGCTAATGCAAGAGATGCAGTTATTGCCGGAGGTATATTATTAAGAGCGATTGCTAAGGGAGGTAAATTTGCTAATACTAGTGATGCTGCTTCTAAAGCCGATGTTGTTGCTGCAATTAAAGGAGCTGCAGTGAGTGCAGTAATTAAGACCTTAGATACATTGACAATAGCAATAAGAAAGACAATGGATGCGGGGCTTAAAGAAGTAAAAGAAGCAATGAAAATTAATGCTAATGATATTTCTGTGGCTTCTGACAAGGGTATTTCTGGTGGCCAAAATTAAAATAATCAGAATCAATAGATCTAAAATTATATAACTAAATAATTAAATAAAAGAAATAAAATTATAAAAGAAAGATACTGCGAGTTGGGCTCTTGGTATCTTTTATTTTATGATATCAAATAAAGATGTATTTTTTTATATTTGATATCATTTTTGTGTTTTATTAAACTGCTCTGGTGAAAGATATTCAGTTTATTGTATAAAATTATACAAAGAAGGTAATGTTTTAAAAAATAAGTTTTAATTTTTTAGCATTAATGTTAATTGCGAAATACATGAGTTATTTGAAAAAAATCGAATAACAATTATCTATAGTTTTAATTATCAAACAACGTAGAGATACCCCAATATCCGTTAGGGGTATCTCTTTTAAATGTAAGAAAATCAATGACAAAGATTCAATATTTTTAAATTAATCATAGATATCGATCATCATTTATTTAAATATTTTTGTGAATTGTTATTCATTCATAACTGTATTTTTCTGTGTGCTTTCTTAAAAGAAAAGCTAAGTAAAAGCTAGAAAAATAATAAAAAAAACAAGGAGGCAAAAAGGATGAAGATAGGAATAAAAGGTGAGATGATAAATAGAGTAAATAGAGTGATGATAATGATGATGGTGGTGATGATGGGATGTAATAGTGGGGGAGTAAGTGGAGAAGGGACAGGAGAAGAAGGGAAAGCAAGGAAGGGAGATGGGAGTGTAATAGATTTAAAGGTAGTAAGTAAAAAGATAAGAGATGCGGTGGCATTTGCAGAAAGTGTTAAAGAAGTGCATACTTTAGTTAAGTCGGTTGATGAGTTGGCTAAAGCTATTGGGATGAAAATTCAAAATGGAGATACTCTTGCTGCTGATAACAATCATAATGGGGGTATACTTGCAGGATCATTTCAAATTATATCGACTGTAAAAGCTAAGTTAGACATATTATCAAAAACAAATATAATTTCTGATGAGTTGAAGCAAAAAGTTAATGATTCTAAAAGCAAAGCAGAAGCTTTTTTAGGCAAATTGAAAACCAATCATTCTGATCTTGGTAAAGAAGGAGCTACTGACGACCATGCAAAAGCAGCTATACTTGTAACAAATAATACTAAGGATAAGGGAGCTACTGAACTTGGTCAGTTAAACACATCAATTGGTGAATTATTAACAGCTGCTAACGAATTGGTAAATGATGCCGTTAAGGAGCTCACAACTCCTACTAATGTAGCAACTCCTGTTAAACCTTAATTTTAGAAGATAACCTCTGAATAAATAATTTAAGTAATATTTATAAGAGATTAGAAAGGTATATACATAAAAAATCAAGTCAGTAAAAAGGAAGCTAAGAGCGTAGTACTCTTAGCTTTTGATGTTATTTAAGGATATATTTTTTGGTTGACCTTGTTCTCTAGTGAGAATACTGCTATTGTTTGCAGGGACTGGGGTTGATAAATTAAATAAATGTAATTAATTCAATTGTAGATTATTTGCAGCCATATCCCCAAAACTCACAAAAACTTCTAAAAATCCTTTACCCCCACCAAAAATTAACCATAGAATTTAAAAACACTTTTTCCAAATCTTTTATGCCACTAATGATGAAAAGAAAACAATAAAGGGAATAGCAACAAGCTCGGTTATTAAAGATACATTGACTATTATAATAAGAAAAACAACTGATCCAAATCCCAAGTATATTAAAAAGTCTATAAAATTAATGCTATTAGTGCTAATGATACTCCTATAACTCATAATAATAAGACTTTTAAAGTTAAGAGTAAATAATCAGAATTGCAGGGTAAAGGCGGAAACAAAGAAAAGCGAGATAGATGGGTATTTTAGTAAGATAGCAGAGACAATGAAGGAAGTGAGAGAGAAATTAGTGAAGATTTTAGAAGAAAATGGGAATTATCCTAAGGTAAAAGAGAAAGTAGAAGAATTTATTGGGAAGATAAGTAAGATCGAAGAAGGAGCAAAGGAAGCGACAAAAGGTGCTACAACTGCTGCTGCTATTGGAAATGCTGTTAAAAATGAAGATGCTCAACCTGCAGATGTTACAAGTGTGAATTCACTTATTAAAGGGATTAAAGACATATCTGATGTGGTGTTAAAGGAAGGTAAAGCAGATGCTACTAAGACTGGAGATACAGAACAAAAATCAATTGGTAAGTTGTTTGGTGGTAAGGATAATGATGGAACAGAAGCGCAAGCAGCAGCCGCAAGTGCATCAATAGGAGCAATAAGTGGTGCTGATATATTGAAAGCAATTTCTGTTTCTGGCGAGGCTTCTGGTGAACCTACTATTGAGCAAGCAAAGAATGCAGCAGAAATTGCGGCTGCTAAAAAAGAAGATAGTAAAGATCTTAATGCAGCAAAGAAGGATGCAGTAATAGCAGCAGGTATAGCGTTAAGAGCAATGGCAAAAAATGGTAAGTTTGTTGCTAAGAATAATGAGGATAAATCAGCTAATGCAATAAATGGAACAGTAGCAAGTGCAGTAAATAAGGTATTAAGTACATTGATTATAGCTATCAGGAATACAGTAGATTTGGGATTAAAAGAGATAAATAAGGTATTGGGGGAGATTAAGCAAGGAGAAGGTACTGAAGCTAAGGCCAATTAATATGTGAATTAGTTAGTATATATAAATATATGTAATAGTTATTAGGTAAAAAGGCTAGTATAGGGAGCAATAAGGCTCTCTTTTTTATTTTCAAGATTGTATATGTTATATTAAGTCATATTTTTTTTGCTTTCGTTATTCCAAGAAAAGCTATAAAAAAAGATAAAAATAAGGAGGCGAAAAGAATGAAGAAAAGAGAAGTAAAGGGAATAAGAATAAGAGAAGTAATGATGATGCTGGTGATGGTGGTGATGATGGGATGTAATAGTGGGGGAGTAAAAGGAGGAGAGGGGAAGGTAGACTTAGCAAAGAAGAATAGTTTTTTAGAGTCATTAGTGAAGATAGGAGAAGGGTTTCAGGAGATTTTTGTTGGTTTTGGAAGTGCAATAGGGGATGTATTTGGGTTTAATGTAGTTAAAGTGGGGGATAAGAGAAGTAAGGTAGGAGAACACTTTGAAAAGATAAAAAAAGGTTTGGAAGGGATTAATGAAAGGTTAAAAGGGCTAGTAGGTAAAATTTCTGGTGCAAAGAATGCTGATGTGAGCACAATTGAAGTTGTCAAGGGTTCCATTACAGGAGCAAATGAAGTTTTTGGCCAGTTAATTGGGGCTTTAACTAAATTGGCTGGTGTAACTAATGATGGTGATGATATTGGTCATAATGATAATGCCGCTGCTGCTGGTGCTGAAGAAGTTAGTGTTAAAACTATTATTGCAGAAGTTAAAAACATAATTGATATAGCAGAGAAATCTGGAGTGAAAATTGATGCAGGGAATGCTGGTGGACAAGTAACAGCTGCTAATAATACCGCTGCTCCTGCTGTATTTGGTGGTCATAATAATGCAGCTGCTGGTGCTGGTGCTGGTGATAAGCTAGCATCTGAAGTGTCAAAAGCTGATCCATGGGCGATGATTGACAAGATTAAGAATGCTACCGCTACTGCTCCTGTTACTCTTGCTGCTAACAATAATCATGAAGTCGGAACATTAGTAGCTGCTAATGCTAATGCTAATAATAATAACTATGGTGTAAAAACCAATGCCGATTTAGCAGCGGCGGTAGCTCTTAAGGCCATGACTAAAGGTGGTAAATTTAGACCTGAT contains:
- a CDS encoding variable large family protein; the protein is MKKREVKGIRIREVMMMLVMVVMMGCNSGGVKGGEGKVDLAKKNSFLESLVKIGEGFQEIFVGFGSAIGDVFGFNVVKVGDKRSKVGEHFEKIKKGLEGINERLKGLVGKISGAKNADVSTIEVVKGSITGANEVFGQLIGALTKLAGVTNDGDDIGHNDNAAAAGAEEVSVKTIIAEVKNIIDIAEKSGVKIDAGNAGGQVTAANNTAAPAVFGGHNNAAAGAGAGDKLASEVSKADPWAMIDKIKNATATAPVTLAANNNHEVGTLVAANANANNNNYGVKTNADLAAAVALKAMTKGGKFRPDNGDVGAVKAAAASAVNKVLGILDVIIRKIVSSNLEKVREAVKGIKDSEISGINAPEAGTTQPIANN
- a CDS encoding variable large family protein; this encodes MMMLVMVVMMGCNSGGVRDPEKVFLSEMVNLGKGFLDVFVSFGDMITGTLGIKAETKKSEIGGYFGKIAETMKEVRGKLGKILEENGNYPKVKEKVEEFIGKISKIEEGAKEAASGAIGDVIGNAKKGEDASPAEAGSVNKLVKGIKEMVEVVLKNGEGDPNATKTGETEQKSIGKLLGTNAADGTETQAAAASATIGAVSGADILRAIASSSEVVNNEVQIDQANNAAEIAAAKKEAKEFKGGHKDTVIAAGIALRGMAKDGKFVAKTGEDKSAFAINGAVASAVNKVLSTLTIAIRNRVDEGLKEINKVLGEIKQGEGSVAKINE
- a CDS encoding variable large family protein → MMMLVMVVMMGCNSGGVEAEQGKNKFLQSLVNVSNEFLNVFTSFGEMVGSVLGLNVNSKKSDVGKYFKAIQSTVEGIKSGLNKIVAEMKEEKNPNLEATESAVKKLVSETLDKIITGAKTVSEAIGNVSDLVGDVAPDAGVAAGAEVNKLIEGIKGIVEVVLKEGDADAGTDKKAEDGSTSRTNNTGAAKLFASDNAGDAANAKKAATDAAKAVGAVSGADILQAMIKDNKIVQLATNAANNADAAANARDAVIAGGILLRAIAKGGKFANTSDAASKADVVAAIKGAAVSAVIKTLDTLTIAIRKTMDAGLKEVKEAMKINANDISVASDKGISGGQN
- a CDS encoding Vsp/OspC family lipoprotein, whose translation is MKIGIKGEMINRVNRVMIMMMVVMMGCNSGGVSGEGTGEEGKARKGDGSVIDLKVVSKKIRDAVAFAESVKEVHTLVKSVDELAKAIGMKIQNGDTLAADNNHNGGILAGSFQIISTVKAKLDILSKTNIISDELKQKVNDSKSKAEAFLGKLKTNHSDLGKEGATDDHAKAAILVTNNTKDKGATELGQLNTSIGELLTAANELVNDAVKELTTPTNVATPVKP